From the genome of Alkalihalobacillus sp. TS-13:
TAAAAAGATGACCTTCGTTCCAATGATTGATGGAGTGGAGGTCGTTTTTTTTGAAGATAAGCGGCGAAACGAAAATTTTCTGGACACCAGAGCACTTATTCATGAACCAGGCCTTACTTTAACTGACTTAACGGACACCAGCACTCTTATCTACATAAATTAGCTGAAAAACATTCTCTTTTAGCAAGATAGCGTTTCTCATGTCCGTTAAATTACCAAATCACCTTTTTTATCACGGATAAGGTCTGGAGTGTCCGTTAGAGTGGCAAACCTATCAGGATAACCACCCAAAATATAAAATACCTCTTTACTCGGAGATGTTTTTCCCTTCGCTAGTGAATAAGTCCAGCTTAGGCTCAGCTTACGCCTAACGCTAGACTTGCCAAGTAAAAATGTAAATCTTTCGCTCCAAATGAAAAAGTGACCCCTTAAAGGTCACTTTTCATCAATCCTCTTTCTTTTTCCTGTTGTATTTCTCACTGAATTCAATACCATCGAGTGATGGATCCATTGTTAATGGCTGCTTGCAGAACATGCATGCATCGACCCTTCCAAGTACTTTTGTCACCCTATGACAGTTCGGGCATTCCACCTGGACAGCCTTCGTCGAAAGCATCCCTATCCATATATATACCGCGGCACTTGATAATGTCGCTAAAAAACCGATCAACATGAAAATCGTCATCACTGCAAAACTTGCTTTAAAATAAAGTCCAAGGTACATTATGATAATGCCGATGAACACTAGGCTCAGGGCAAACGTTCTAATTTTATTGATCTTACTTGTATATTTCAATTCCATAATATACATTCCTCCTTCAGACAGTATAGCAAATAAATAAATCGAAATCATGAACAATCTTTTAACATTTCATAATCTTAGAGGAAAAATCAAAATGATATTGAATAGTGTAAATTGGAACGTACAACGGACATTCGCACAGGAGATGATTGAACAATGGAAGATATCTTACGGCCACTCTATCAGGAAAGAGCAAGTCGTGAAGAAACTTTAGGAGTATTATTAATAGAAAAAAATAAAAAGTTCAGCCCATCTACCGATCACTTTGATGTGATTTTATTCATTATTGTTGAACAAGCTGATTCACCTTGGCAAGTAAAACATTATGAATTTGAAGATAAAAAGGCAGCACTGCACGTTGTAACACTGCACCAGCTGAATCAATGGTTGATGCTTGGTTCACATCGCCGTGTCGTTGATTGGGTCGTAAACGGGAAGGTCTTATTCGATCGGAATGAATTTATGGAGTCTCTTAAGTCCCGGATAAACGATTTTCCGATTGCTGAACGTAAGAAGAAAATCGGAATGGAATTTTCCAAACTGGTTCGCAGATTCTCTGATGGGAAAGAGCTTTATCATGCTGGCCACTATTTGGATGCATACAACAATATCATCCATGCGCTTCATCATCTTGCACGTCTTTCTGTCATTGAACATGGTTTCTATCCAGAAGTCACTGTTTGGAATCAGGTGAAACAAATTGAACCTGAAATTTATAAGTTATATGAAGAACTTACTTCCAGTGATGAACCAATCAACAAACGGATTGAACTGTTGATTTTAGCAAACGAATTCTCTATGTCAGCTAAAACTGAACTTGGATCACGACACCTCAAAGACATCATGAATACGAGGGAAGGAGAAGGAGCATGGTCGTTTTATGAATTGATGGTTCATCCTGAAATGCAGGATTATAAAATCGACTTGGGCGCGGTGATCGAGCATTTGATTGAGAAGGAATACATCCAAGTCATTCGACAGGATACGAAGGGAATAGGGATCTTTCATAGGACGTATCAATTTAAAAACTAATTGCAAATAAGTTATTGACACTAAAATATGTGCATGGTATATTATATCTCGTCGCTGCGAAAGCGGCGGGATTTTTCTTCAAAAAAAGTCGTTGACATCAGGGCTTACAGATGATATTCTATAAAAGTCGCTGTTAAAGACATCGACAACAAAAAACTTCAAGAAAAGACAG
Proteins encoded in this window:
- a CDS encoding nucleotidyltransferase-like protein translates to MEDILRPLYQERASREETLGVLLIEKNKKFSPSTDHFDVILFIIVEQADSPWQVKHYEFEDKKAALHVVTLHQLNQWLMLGSHRRVVDWVVNGKVLFDRNEFMESLKSRINDFPIAERKKKIGMEFSKLVRRFSDGKELYHAGHYLDAYNNIIHALHHLARLSVIEHGFYPEVTVWNQVKQIEPEIYKLYEELTSSDEPINKRIELLILANEFSMSAKTELGSRHLKDIMNTREGEGAWSFYELMVHPEMQDYKIDLGAVIEHLIEKEYIQVIRQDTKGIGIFHRTYQFKN
- a CDS encoding YgzB family protein; the protein is MELKYTSKINKIRTFALSLVFIGIIIMYLGLYFKASFAVMTIFMLIGFLATLSSAAVYIWIGMLSTKAVQVECPNCHRVTKVLGRVDACMFCKQPLTMDPSLDGIEFSEKYNRKKKED